The following coding sequences are from one Streptomyces dengpaensis window:
- a CDS encoding M23 family metallopeptidase: MAFICGTGKHRRPGRVKRTTTNAVGVAALTTTGVIGTLASPALAADTSVEQTGLIPVITIGDSVAEQIDAQAAAQQQAADEAAAEKKAEEATRKRAAEKAKKEREAKERAAREAERKRLNSFVPPITGSYISTGYKAGGSLWSSGSHTGVDFHAASGTTVHAVGSGTVVTAGWGGAYGNQVVIKMHDGTYTMYGHLSSVGVSVGQTVTPGQRIGVSGATGNTTGPHLHFEARTTSEYGSDIDPVAYLRSHGVNV, translated from the coding sequence ATGGCGTTCATCTGTGGCACCGGGAAGCACCGCCGACCGGGCCGGGTGAAGCGTACGACCACGAACGCCGTCGGCGTCGCGGCGCTCACCACCACCGGTGTCATCGGAACCCTGGCCTCCCCGGCGCTCGCCGCGGACACCTCCGTCGAGCAGACCGGGCTCATCCCGGTCATCACGATCGGCGACTCGGTCGCCGAGCAGATCGACGCGCAGGCCGCCGCCCAGCAGCAGGCCGCCGACGAGGCCGCCGCGGAGAAGAAGGCCGAGGAGGCCACCCGCAAGCGGGCCGCGGAGAAGGCCAAGAAGGAGCGCGAGGCCAAGGAGCGGGCCGCCCGCGAGGCAGAACGCAAGCGCCTCAACTCCTTCGTGCCGCCGATCACCGGCTCGTACATCTCCACCGGCTACAAGGCAGGCGGCAGCCTCTGGTCCTCCGGTAGCCACACCGGTGTCGACTTCCACGCCGCGTCCGGCACCACGGTGCACGCCGTCGGCTCCGGCACGGTCGTCACAGCCGGCTGGGGCGGTGCCTACGGCAATCAAGTCGTGATCAAGATGCATGACGGCACGTACACCATGTACGGCCACCTGTCGTCCGTCGGTGTCTCCGTGGGGCAGACGGTCACCCCGGGCCAGCGGATAGGCGTCTCCGGGGCCACCGGCAACACCACCGGGCCGCACCTCCACTTCGAGGCGCGTACGACCTCGGAGTACGGCTCGGACATCGACCCGGTCGCGTACCTGCGCTCGCACGGCGTGAACGTCTGA